The following proteins are encoded in a genomic region of Dokdonia donghaensis DSW-1:
- a CDS encoding rhodanese-related sulfurtransferase — protein MHLYNKLSAKERAQLIEQAGEERLTLSFYKYHKIGNPELFRNHLFIAWDAMEALGRIYVAHEGINAQMSVPAKRFTEFKEHLDGINFLENVRLNIAREQDNKSFLKLKVKVRHKIVADGLEDETFDVTNKGVHVNASTFNELIEDDNTVLVDMRNHYESEIGHFKNAVTPDVDTFRDSLDIIEEDLKNHKEDKKLVMYCTGGIRCEKASAYFKHKGFKNVFQLEGGIIEYARQVEAEKLDNKFKGKNFVFDHRRGERISDDVISNCHQCGNPCDEHVNCANEACHLLFIQCEECAKANQNCCSTECAEINALPYEEQKKLRSGKGNSNKIFKKGRSEKLAFKK, from the coding sequence ATGCACCTGTACAATAAACTAAGCGCAAAAGAGAGAGCCCAGCTTATAGAACAAGCTGGAGAAGAACGTCTTACACTCTCCTTTTACAAGTACCATAAAATTGGTAATCCAGAACTTTTTAGAAATCACCTTTTCATTGCTTGGGATGCTATGGAGGCTTTAGGTAGAATATACGTCGCTCACGAAGGGATTAATGCCCAGATGTCTGTGCCGGCAAAGCGATTTACTGAGTTTAAGGAACACCTAGACGGTATAAACTTCTTAGAAAATGTACGCCTCAATATAGCTAGAGAGCAGGATAATAAATCTTTTTTAAAGCTCAAGGTAAAGGTGCGTCACAAGATTGTGGCAGATGGACTAGAGGATGAGACTTTTGATGTGACTAATAAAGGTGTGCACGTAAATGCATCTACCTTTAATGAGCTCATAGAAGATGATAATACGGTGCTTGTCGATATGCGCAATCACTATGAGAGTGAGATAGGTCACTTTAAAAATGCAGTCACTCCAGATGTAGATACCTTTAGAGATAGTCTTGATATTATAGAAGAAGATCTTAAAAATCACAAAGAAGATAAAAAACTAGTAATGTATTGTACCGGTGGGATACGATGTGAGAAGGCTAGTGCTTATTTTAAACATAAAGGGTTTAAAAACGTGTTTCAGCTTGAGGGAGGTATTATAGAATATGCTCGCCAGGTAGAGGCAGAGAAGCTTGATAATAAATTTAAGGGTAAAAACTTTGTTTTTGACCATCGTCGTGGGGAGCGCATCTCTGACGATGTGATTTCTAACTGTCACCAGTGCGGAAACCCTTGTGACGAGCACGTAAACTGTGCAAATGAGGCTTGCCACCTTCTATTTATACAATGTGAAGAGTGTGCAAAAGCAAACCAAAATTGCTGCTCTACAGAGTGTGCAGAGATAAACGCACTACCATACGAAGAGCAAAAGAAATTACGTTCTGGTAAAGGAAATAGTAATAAGATATTTAAGAAAGGAAGATCTGAGAAGCTAGCTTTTAAAAAGTAA